The nucleotide window GCACCCGTGGTACGGTACCCGTCCGTCGCACGTGCTATTCGCGCCGAAGTATTTCGCGACTCCGGCCGCACCGTATCCGTTCCAGTCAAAGCCGGCGAACAACGCCGCCAGTGACTTGGTTCCGCACGGCATGTCCTCCGGCACGATGAGCGTCGCGATGTGCGATGGCAGCGTGCGTGGCGTGTCGGCCAGCGTCATTAACTCGACCTGGATTCTGGTGTGTGATCCGAGCGACAACTTCCCGATTCCGTCGAACTGGTAGTGCTCCCGTGCCGCGGCCCATCAGGGCCGCGGCGCTACTTCACGTCCAGAACGTAAATGTCGCTCCCGCCGTCGCGGGCGGATACGAACGGCGGTCGGTGTTCCTTGGGCGAACCCGCGTAAGAGCAGCAACACACTGGGCCGGCGGGCGCCGGGTGCCGTGCAACGGGGGCGGGGTAAATGCGTTGAACACGCGCCTGGTGCCCGTGGGCGCACCGGTAATACAGGACCGGTGCGCCAACGGGCACCAAGCGCGTTCCCAGAGGCGATTGCGTGGCCGGGCGTTACCGTTCGACTTCCGACCGTTCGCCACGCGCGGCGGGCCGGTACGCAAGGGGCACACTTGTGCCCCGCGGCTGAACGGGACGCCACCAAACCGCACCCGCAATCCAGTAGGATTAGTGCATTTCCACGCCCACCGCGCCGTCTTGCACCGCGCCAATGTGCCACGCCGGAACGCCGTCGGCGGCGAGCTGCTGAACGATTCCGTCGGCCGCGGCCGGGGCACAGATCACAACGAACCCCACGCCCATGTTGAACACCCGGAACATTTCGGCGTCGGCCACGTTCCCGCACTTCTGGAGCCACCCGAACACCGGCGGCACGCTCCAGGCGCTCCGCGCGATGTGAACCCGTTTGTCCGGCGGGAGGATGCGGCCGACGTTGTCGGGCAGCCCGCCGCCGGTGATGTTGGCCAGCCCGTGAACCGCGTCGCCGAACGCCCCGAGCACGCGGCGAACCGGCTTCACGTACAGGCGCGTCGGGGTGAGCAGTTCTTCACCCACCGTTTTCCCGAGTTCGGGCACGCGGTCGGCCACGGTCAGGCCCGCGGCTTCGAACGCCACCTTGCGGACGAGGCTGTAGCCGTTGGAGTGAACGCCGCTCGACGCCAGCCCGATCACCGCGTCGCCGCTCTGGATCTTGCGGCCGTCGATGAGTTGGTCGCGCTCCACCACGCCCGCCGCGAACCCTGCGAGGTCGAAATCGCCCGGCGCGTAGAAGTCGGGGAGGATGGCGGTCTCGCCGCCGACCAGCGCGCAGCCCGATTCGAGACAGCCGTCGGCGATGCCTTTCACGAGTTCCGCGGTTAGCGCGGGGTCGTCCTTGGGCATCGCCAGATAGTCGAGGAAGCTGAGCGGCTCGCCGCCGGTGCAGATCAGGTCGTTCACGGACATGGCGACCAGGTCGATGCCGACCGTGTCGAACTTGCCCACCAGTTGCGCGATCTTGAGTTTACTCCCGACGCCGTCGGTACAGGTGACCAGCACGGGGTTCGTGTACCGGCCCGCGGCCGAGAGGTCGAACAGGCTGGCGAACCCGCCCACGCCCTTGCCGCCCTTGCGCGGTGGGAACGGCGGCGGGATCACCCCCGGGCGCTGCGTGCGTGCGACGTGAACCTGGATGCCGGAGATGGTCTGCTCGTACTTTTCGAGGTCCAACCCGGCTTTCTTGTAGTCGTACTGCTCAGGCATCGCAAACCCCTTCGGCCGTTGATCCGCGCCCCGGCTCGCGCGGGTACCGGGTCACCCGCCCGCGACGAGGCCGCTACCCCTTCGGGGCTGAAGAGTTCTTCTTATACGTTTTGCTGGGGCTAAGCAGGCGGTCGTGGTTGCGCTGCACTTTTGACGAGCCGCGACCGCCAGGGAGCGGAATACGTATCCCGCTCCCTGGCGGTCGCGGCTCGTTCCCGAACGTTACAAACATCCCCGACTCCGTGTTCAGGAGCCGCCGGGCGCCCGATTCGTGCCGGTTCGGAACCCGGGGTTGACCCGTTTCTCATCAACCGGCTAGACTCCCCGCCCTTAGCGGTGGTTGCGCCCATAACCGCCGCGCAGAGACGCAACCAAGGACGGTTGGGAATGTCACTTTCGCTACTCGCGTCGGCCGCGCCGCCCGCGGACCCGACGTTCCATTCGGGGTTCGCATACTTTCGCTGGCTCCACGAGCTGCTCCCGGCGCCGTTCTTCCACACGCAGGCGTTTTTAACCTTTTTCGCCCTCATCCTGGTCGCGTACTGGAGCATCCCGCGGCGGTTCCAGATGACCCGCGTGTGGCTGCTGGTGGTCGCGAGCTTCCACTTTTACGCCGCGTGGAGCGCCGAACTCGCGTTCCTCGTCACGGGCACCACGCTCGCCGACTACCTGTTCGGCCGGCTGATGGGGCACGCAACGCGGTCCTGGTTCCGCAAGCTGCTGCTGTACTGCAGCGTCGGGATGAACCTCGGCATCCTGTGCTACTTCAAGTACCGCGGGTTCTTCCTCAACGAGCTGTACGACGGCATGCGGCAGCTCGGTATGAACCCCGGGTTCGCGAAGGTCAGTTTGGAGAACGTCTTCATCCCGTTCGGGATCTCGTTCTACACGTTCGAGGCGATCAGCTACGCGGTGGACGTGTACAAGCGGAAGATCGAGCCGGAAAAGAGCCTGCCGCGGTTCCTGCTGTTCATCCTGTTCTTCCCGCACCTGGTGGCCGGGCCGATCGTGCGCGCCGGCGACTTCCTCACCCAGACCCGGCGCCCGAAGCGGTGGAACTGGGTGCGGGCGCAGGTCGGCGTTCAACTGTTCCTGGTCGGCGCGTTCAAGAAGATGGCGATCGCCGACCGGATGGCCATGTTCTGCGACCCGGTGTTCCAGAGCCCGGACAGCTACAGCTCGGTCGCGGTGTGGTTCGCGGTGCTGGCCTACGCGGTCCGCATCTACTGCGACTTCTCGGGCTACTCGGACATGGCCGTCGGCGCGGCGCACCTGCTGGGGTATAAGCTGACCAACAACTTCAACATGCCGTACCTCGCCGCGAACGTGACCGACTTCTGGCGCCGGTGGCACATTTCGCTCTCGTCGTGGCTCCGCGACTACGTCTTCATCCCGCTCGGCGGCAGCCGCGGGTCGCGGTGGCTGACCTACCGGAACCTGGTCCTCACGTTCCTGATCGGCGGGCTGTGGCACGGGGCCGCGTGGGGGTACATCCTGTGGGGGCTGGCTCACGGGCTCTTGCAGGTGGTCCACAAGTGGTTCAAGGAGTACAGCGAGGACAAGCCGCGGCTCGTCGCTTTCCTGGAAACCTCGTTCGGCACCGGGCTGCGGGTGCTGCTCACCTTCGTCTGTGTGAGCCTGTGCTGGGTGCTGTTCCAGCCCGAGTTGGGCAAGGCGCTGGCCGTTTTCGAGAAGCTGTTCTACGTCCAGCGCGGGCTCGCGCTGCCGCTCAGCAACCGCAGCCTGTGGGCCACGGTGATTTTCCTGTTCCTGTGCCAGTTGCTCGTCCGGTCCGGGGTGTGGGCGAAGCTGTACCCGCGGCTGCCGGCGCCGGTGCTGGGGGTGGGGTACGCCGCGTGCCTGTGCGTGGCCCTGATCCTCGCCCCGGACAGCGGCACCACGTTCATCTACTTCCAGTTCTGATCCGACGCGGGGCGCTGTGAACGTTCGCCACCTGATATCCCCCCGACTGTTCCGCCCGGGGCGGCGCCCGGGGCCGGGTCGCACCCGGCCCCGGGCGCCGCGCCGCGCCGCGGTGGCCCTCGGCGCGGGGGTGGTGGCGTTTGCGGCGGTGCAAGCGGCTCTCGGGGCGCTATCGGCGGTGACGTGGTGGGCCGCCGACCCGGTGTACGAGGACAAGCGGGAGCGGCTCGCGCGGGTCGAGCGATCGGCCCCACCGGGCGCGGCGCGGGTGCTGCTGCTGGGCACCTCGCGCAGCGGGAACGGCTTTGATGCCGGGCGCGTGAGCGGGGCGAGCGAACGCGCCGGCGCGCCGGCGGTGGCGTTCAACTTCGGCGTCCCGGGGGCCGGGCCGGTCACGCAACTCGTGTACCTCCGCCGGCTGCTCGCCGACGGGCACCGGCCGGACGTACTTGTCATTGAGGTGCTGCCCGCGCTGCTCTCGGATGCGCCCGCGGGACCGATCGAGACGCGCGTGCTGACCGGCGACCGGCTGGCGCGCGACGAAGTGGAACTGCTGGCCGGGTACGGGTTCCCCGCCGACCGGCTGCGCCGGCAGTGGCGGGAGGCCGCCGTACTGCCGGTCCACGCGCACCGGTTCAAGTTGGTCAGCCGGGTGGCGCCGGACGCGCTGCCGTGGTCGCTCCAGACCCAGGGCGGGCGCACCCCGGACCCGCACGGGTGGCGGCCGACGCTCGTCGATCAGGTGGGCGACGAGGAGCGCGCCCGGCGAACGACGGACGCCGCGATCGAGTACCGTGAGGCGTTCGCGCACGAACTCCCGGCCGGTCCGGCGGCGGCGGCCCTGCGCGACCTGCTCGCGCTGTGCCGCCGCGAGCGGCTACCGGTCGCGCTGGTGCTGTTCCCCGAGGGGACAACGTTCCGCGCGCTGTACGCGCCGGGCGCCGAGTTACGGTTGCAGCAGTTCCTGGCCGGGCTGAGCGCCGAGTTCGGCTGCCCGGTGACGGACGCGCGGGGGTGGGCCGCCGACGACCAGTTCGTCGACGGCCACCACCTTTTGCGCCCCGGTGCGGACGCCTTCACGGACCGGCTCATCCACGACGCGCTGATCCCGCTACTGAAGTCCCAAGCGGTCGGGGGGCACGAATGACGGCCGCGCCGCCCAACACCCGATTCGCGTTCCGCACCCGCGGGGCTACCGCGCCGGGGCACCGGGAGCGGTCCAGTGCGGCGGCGCTGGCGATCGGCTTCGTGGCGACCGTCGTCGTTCAGTTCGGGATCGGTCAGGCGGTTCGGAGCGCGCCGGAGGCGTTTTCCGACCCGCTGTACCACGACAAGCGCGAGCGGTTGCGGGCGCACCCGGCGGGCGCGCCGGCCGGGGCCGGACGGCCGTTCGCGCTGCTGTTCCTGGGCAGCTCACGCACCTACGACGCGGTCAACGCCGGCGCGGCGGCGGCCGCGCTCACACACGACCTCGGGCGCCCGGTGGCGGCGTTCGACTTCGCGACGTCCGGCGCCGGCCCGGTCACGCTCGCGCTGCACCTGCGCCGGTTGCTCGCCGACGGGGTGGCCCCGGACGCGGTGGTGATCGAGGTGCATCCGGCGTTTCTCGCGTCCCAGGTGTGGCCGCCGTTCGAGACGTGCTGGCTGCGGCCGATCCGGTTGCGCCCCGGCGAAACGTCACTGGCGCGCGACCTCGGCTTCCCGACCGACGCGCCGGGGGCGCACGGCCCCCGGGGGCGGTTGCTCGCCGGGTACGAGTACCGCACGCACCTGCTGGAGCGGTACTGCCCCGAGCTGTCCCCGCTCCCGTACCGGCTCACGAGCGGCCCCGAGACCGACCGGCACGGGTTCGTCCGCGTGCCGGACTTGCTGCCGCGCCAGCGCGAGCGGCTCCGCGCCTGGACCCGCGAGCAGTACGCCCCGTGCTGGACCGGCTACAGCCCGGGCGGCTGCGCCCTGGCGGCGCTGCGCGACGCACTCGGCACGTGCCGCGCGGTCGGCGTTCGCACCGCCCTGCTCGTCACCCCGGAGTCCGCCGAGTTCCGGAACTGGTACGCGGAACCCGGACGGGCACGCATCGCGCCCCTGTTGAACGAACTCGCCCGCGAATTCGAGGCCCCCTTTGTGGACGCACGCGAGTGGCTCCCCGACGACCTGATTGCGGACGGTCACCATTTGACCGGAACCGGCGCGGACGTGTTTACCGAGCGGCTGGTGCGTGACGCGCTCGCGCCGTGGCTGCGCGCTCAAGAGGGGGCCAACCATGAGCGCTGAACCGTGCGAAACGGACCCGACCGCGGTTCCGGGCCGCCGTCCGCAGATCGGCGCGGCGGTCCGGTGGACCGGCCTTCGCCCGCGGGCGGTCCGGCTCCGGCTGGTGGGGCTGGTCCGCGCGCCCCGGTCCCGAACGGTTCGGGCGCCTCAGGCGCGGCGCGCCCGCGCCGCCGTCCTCTGGTTCGCGCTCGCGGTGCTGGTGACCAACGGCGCCGCCCTCGCGGCGCTGGACGCGCCTTGGCCCAACCTGCGCGACCCGGAGTACGGGTGGCGGGTCCGGCGGTTGCACGCC belongs to Gemmata obscuriglobus and includes:
- the purM gene encoding phosphoribosylformylglycinamidine cyclo-ligase, which produces MPEQYDYKKAGLDLEKYEQTISGIQVHVARTQRPGVIPPPFPPRKGGKGVGGFASLFDLSAAGRYTNPVLVTCTDGVGSKLKIAQLVGKFDTVGIDLVAMSVNDLICTGGEPLSFLDYLAMPKDDPALTAELVKGIADGCLESGCALVGGETAILPDFYAPGDFDLAGFAAGVVERDQLIDGRKIQSGDAVIGLASSGVHSNGYSLVRKVAFEAAGLTVADRVPELGKTVGEELLTPTRLYVKPVRRVLGAFGDAVHGLANITGGGLPDNVGRILPPDKRVHIARSAWSVPPVFGWLQKCGNVADAEMFRVFNMGVGFVVICAPAAADGIVQQLAADGVPAWHIGAVQDGAVGVEMH
- a CDS encoding MBOAT family O-acyltransferase: MSLSLLASAAPPADPTFHSGFAYFRWLHELLPAPFFHTQAFLTFFALILVAYWSIPRRFQMTRVWLLVVASFHFYAAWSAELAFLVTGTTLADYLFGRLMGHATRSWFRKLLLYCSVGMNLGILCYFKYRGFFLNELYDGMRQLGMNPGFAKVSLENVFIPFGISFYTFEAISYAVDVYKRKIEPEKSLPRFLLFILFFPHLVAGPIVRAGDFLTQTRRPKRWNWVRAQVGVQLFLVGAFKKMAIADRMAMFCDPVFQSPDSYSSVAVWFAVLAYAVRIYCDFSGYSDMAVGAAHLLGYKLTNNFNMPYLAANVTDFWRRWHISLSSWLRDYVFIPLGGSRGSRWLTYRNLVLTFLIGGLWHGAAWGYILWGLAHGLLQVVHKWFKEYSEDKPRLVAFLETSFGTGLRVLLTFVCVSLCWVLFQPELGKALAVFEKLFYVQRGLALPLSNRSLWATVIFLFLCQLLVRSGVWAKLYPRLPAPVLGVGYAACLCVALILAPDSGTTFIYFQF